The Sporosarcina luteola genome contains a region encoding:
- the ftsL gene encoding cell division protein FtsL, with protein sequence MALEQRSFQMNTVHEVHAPQSPKTNETQQPARRSRKLFSTGEKFLFVLFAAVLVLFSTMILHTQAQINDTNKEVQLINKEIDETAKQNTELSIQVSEKSTYEVIWNKAKELGLNLNEKNVKVVPGR encoded by the coding sequence ATGGCATTGGAACAGAGAAGCTTTCAAATGAATACGGTCCATGAGGTACATGCACCACAATCACCAAAGACAAATGAAACACAACAGCCGGCGAGGCGTTCACGAAAACTTTTCTCTACAGGAGAAAAATTTCTGTTCGTGCTGTTCGCGGCAGTTCTCGTACTTTTCTCTACAATGATTTTGCATACTCAAGCCCAAATCAATGATACGAACAAGGAAGTGCAATTAATCAACAAGGAAATCGACGAAACGGCAAAACAAAATACAGAATTGTCCATACAAGTGAGCGAGAAATCTACATACGAAGTTATTTGGAATAAAGCGAAGGAGCTCGGCTTGAACCTGAATGAGAAAAACGTAAAGGTCGTGCCTGGACGATGA
- a CDS encoding acyl-CoA carboxylase subunit beta produces MTEQTGYNEKLNERLEKVLSGGHPKYHEKLMEQNKLFVRDRLKLLFDEGKYMEDGRFANCEADDLPADGVVTAMGQVNGQTVCVMANDSTVKAGSWGSRTVEKIIRIQEIAEKNRVPMLYLVDSAGARITDQLEMFPNRRGAGRIFHNQVRLSGFIPQICLLFGPSAAGGAYIPAFCDIVIMVEGNASMYLGSPRMAEKVIGEKVTLEEMGGARMHCSVSGCGDVLVESEEQAISEARRYLGFFPANFTEKPSVIDAVAARTGRSLEEIIPENQNAPFDMYEAINALIDEDSFFDIKKLFAPELITGLARIEGQPVGIIANQPKVKGGVLFVDSADKAAKFITLCDAFSIPLLFLADVPGFMIGTKVERDGIIRHGAKLIMAMSSATVPKISVVVRKAYGAGLYAMAGPAFEPDVCIALPTAQIAVMGPEAAVNAVYSNKIEAIEDPKEKIAFVQAKHKEYKEEIDIYKMASELIIDEIIAPSDLRSVLADRFRFYSTKELPLPPKKHPVYPV; encoded by the coding sequence ATGACAGAGCAGACGGGTTATAATGAAAAACTGAATGAAAGACTTGAGAAGGTGTTGTCGGGAGGTCATCCGAAATATCACGAAAAATTGATGGAGCAGAATAAGCTGTTCGTGCGTGATCGACTCAAGCTCCTTTTCGACGAAGGTAAGTATATGGAGGATGGCCGCTTCGCAAACTGTGAAGCTGACGATTTGCCAGCGGACGGCGTCGTTACCGCCATGGGGCAAGTGAATGGGCAAACTGTTTGTGTCATGGCGAATGATTCAACAGTGAAAGCCGGCTCATGGGGATCAAGAACGGTTGAGAAGATTATCCGCATCCAAGAGATTGCCGAAAAGAATAGAGTGCCGATGTTGTATCTTGTCGATTCTGCAGGGGCTCGTATTACGGATCAACTTGAAATGTTCCCGAATCGTAGGGGTGCGGGAAGGATCTTCCATAACCAAGTGAGGCTATCAGGCTTCATCCCTCAAATCTGTCTATTGTTCGGGCCTTCGGCGGCTGGGGGGGCGTACATCCCTGCATTTTGCGATATTGTCATCATGGTGGAGGGGAATGCTTCCATGTATTTGGGATCCCCGCGGATGGCGGAAAAAGTGATCGGCGAGAAAGTGACGTTGGAGGAGATGGGCGGAGCGAGAATGCATTGTTCCGTCAGTGGATGCGGTGATGTCCTTGTTGAAAGCGAAGAGCAAGCAATCAGTGAAGCACGTCGCTATCTAGGCTTTTTCCCGGCTAATTTCACCGAGAAACCTTCCGTCATAGATGCAGTCGCGGCCAGGACGGGAAGATCACTCGAAGAAATCATCCCCGAGAACCAAAATGCGCCGTTCGATATGTACGAAGCAATCAATGCGTTGATCGATGAGGACAGTTTCTTTGATATTAAGAAACTATTCGCTCCGGAACTTATTACCGGACTTGCGCGTATTGAGGGTCAACCTGTTGGAATCATTGCAAACCAACCGAAAGTGAAAGGGGGCGTCCTGTTCGTCGACTCGGCGGATAAGGCGGCCAAGTTCATTACTTTATGCGATGCATTCTCAATTCCGCTTCTGTTTTTAGCGGATGTCCCCGGCTTCATGATCGGTACCAAAGTAGAACGAGATGGCATTATCCGTCACGGTGCTAAATTGATCATGGCAATGAGCTCGGCTACGGTCCCTAAAATATCCGTTGTTGTCCGGAAAGCTTATGGTGCTGGACTTTATGCAATGGCGGGTCCCGCATTTGAACCAGATGTTTGTATTGCGTTGCCGACAGCGCAAATTGCAGTGATGGGACCGGAAGCTGCGGTCAATGCGGTATATTCGAATAAAATCGAAGCGATTGAGGATCCGAAAGAGAAAATTGCTTTTGTGCAGGCGAAACATAAAGAATATAAAGAGGAAATCGATATTTACAAGATGGCTTCCGAGCTGATAATTGATGAAATCATCGCGCCTTCAGACTTGCGGAGTGTGCTTGCCGACCGATTCCGTTTTTATTCGACAAAAGAACTTCCGTTGCCACCTAAAAAACATCCCGTGTATCCTGTATAA
- the mraZ gene encoding division/cell wall cluster transcriptional repressor MraZ, translated as MFMGEYQHTVDAKGRLIVPSKFREYLMDGFVLTRGLDNCLFGYPMEEWKRLEEKLKALPVTKKDARAFARFFFSGATEVEIDKQGRVNIPTSLLDYAKVEKDCVVIGVSSRIEIWSKSSWDSYYDESEQSFNEIAENIIDFDF; from the coding sequence ATGTTCATGGGCGAATATCAGCACACTGTAGATGCAAAAGGCCGTTTGATAGTCCCGTCAAAATTCAGGGAATATCTGATGGATGGCTTTGTGCTGACTCGTGGATTGGATAACTGCCTCTTCGGTTACCCTATGGAGGAATGGAAACGGCTGGAGGAAAAATTAAAGGCGCTGCCGGTTACGAAGAAAGATGCCCGCGCATTTGCCCGGTTCTTCTTCTCAGGGGCCACTGAAGTTGAAATAGACAAGCAGGGTCGTGTCAATATTCCAACCTCATTACTCGACTACGCGAAAGTTGAAAAGGATTGTGTCGTCATTGGCGTTTCAAGCCGAATTGAAATCTGGTCTAAATCTTCTTGGGATTCCTATTACGACGAGTCAGAGCAATCATTCAATGAAATCGCGGAAAACATCATCGACTTTGACTTTTAA
- a CDS encoding biotin/lipoyl-binding carrier protein — translation MTQVKAAMAGTVFTVNVAEGDEVQAGQVIIVLESMKMEIPVETEIGGKVTSINVQVGDFVNEEDVLAVIGE, via the coding sequence ATGACACAAGTAAAAGCTGCAATGGCAGGTACAGTATTTACAGTGAACGTTGCTGAAGGTGATGAAGTACAGGCGGGCCAAGTGATCATCGTCCTTGAATCGATGAAAATGGAGATTCCAGTAGAAACAGAAATTGGAGGCAAAGTGACATCGATCAATGTCCAAGTCGGCGATTTCGTGAATGAAGAAGATGTACTTGCGGTTATCGGGGAATAA
- a CDS encoding DUF3397 family protein: MVNVLLSILTGIIVVFPFVITIVFLIFMRRMGKAPAAVIGKAADFTTPFLFLSVYITSMTIFGKGMGFYITSIAILIAIILTVVERVKEKEFKIGRVMQKTWRLFFLLLSLSYIILLVIGITFNILEYVK; this comes from the coding sequence ATGGTGAATGTTCTCCTGTCGATCCTTACGGGGATCATTGTTGTATTTCCATTTGTCATTACAATCGTATTCCTGATATTTATGAGGAGGATGGGGAAAGCTCCTGCTGCGGTCATTGGGAAAGCTGCGGATTTTACAACCCCTTTTTTATTTTTGTCAGTATATATCACATCAATGACCATTTTTGGTAAAGGTATGGGTTTTTATATTACTTCGATCGCCATTCTCATCGCAATTATCCTTACTGTTGTTGAAAGGGTGAAGGAGAAAGAGTTTAAAATAGGACGTGTTATGCAGAAAACATGGAGATTGTTTTTTTTATTGCTCTCACTTTCCTATATCATTCTTCTTGTAATCGGTATTACCTTTAACATACTGGAATATGTAAAATGA
- the rsmH gene encoding 16S rRNA (cytosine(1402)-N(4))-methyltransferase RsmH: MFDHITVLLHEAVNGLNIKPDGIYVDCTLGGAGHSLEIVKMLSANGRLICFDQDTTAIDAAKLKLNDYLEQVTFIHSNFRNLKDELAKIDVHKVDGILYDLGVSSPQLDTPERGFSYNHDALLDMRMNTEAALTAYEVVNEWRYEDLVRIFFRYGEEKFSKGVARKIEEARNNAPIKTTGELAELIKEGIPAAARRTGGHPAKRVFQAIRIAVNDELGAAEDSLTDALTVLNPGGRICVITFHSLEDRLCKTIFKEASSMPELPPNLPIVPEGMDPEFKLVTRKPILPSTDEIEVNKRSRSAKLRIIEKK; the protein is encoded by the coding sequence ATGTTCGATCATATAACAGTTTTACTTCATGAAGCCGTCAATGGGCTCAACATTAAACCGGATGGCATTTATGTCGATTGCACACTTGGCGGAGCGGGACACAGTTTAGAAATCGTGAAGATGTTGTCGGCAAATGGCAGACTCATCTGCTTTGATCAAGATACGACAGCAATTGATGCTGCCAAATTGAAGTTAAACGATTATTTGGAGCAAGTCACATTCATCCACTCCAACTTCCGGAATTTGAAAGATGAACTGGCAAAGATAGACGTGCATAAAGTGGACGGTATTCTATACGACCTTGGTGTTTCCTCTCCACAGTTGGATACGCCGGAACGTGGATTCAGTTACAATCACGATGCCTTACTTGACATGCGCATGAATACAGAGGCGGCATTGACTGCTTATGAAGTGGTCAATGAATGGCGATATGAAGATCTGGTGCGCATCTTTTTCAGGTATGGTGAAGAGAAGTTTTCCAAAGGGGTCGCCCGCAAGATCGAAGAAGCGCGGAATAATGCACCGATCAAGACGACAGGCGAGCTTGCAGAGTTAATCAAAGAAGGAATCCCAGCTGCCGCTCGCAGAACCGGTGGACATCCGGCGAAAAGGGTTTTCCAAGCAATACGGATAGCGGTGAATGATGAGCTAGGGGCAGCGGAGGATTCATTAACCGACGCTTTAACTGTCTTGAATCCCGGTGGACGCATTTGTGTCATCACATTCCATTCACTGGAAGACAGACTTTGCAAGACAATCTTCAAAGAAGCGTCTTCCATGCCGGAACTACCGCCGAATTTGCCGATTGTTCCAGAAGGGATGGATCCCGAATTCAAACTGGTTACGAGAAAACCGATCCTTCCAAGTACAGATGAAATTGAAGTGAATAAAAGATCCAGGTCTGCAAAACTGCGGATCATAGAGAAAAAATAA
- the bshC gene encoding bacillithiol biosynthesis cysteine-adding enzyme BshC: MEIKSMALDNENKVMQFYNHDEQFIHNFFDYRNENRSYPDRLKELSGRPFFRKELSSVIRSFMEPFGISKKASTYLEELSENGVVVVGGQQAGILTGPLYSVHKAITVILLAEQKRKELSVPVIPVFWVAGEDHDLNEINHVYTENSYGIMKHKYPEKFILKLMASDATYSQKEMMAFVEDVFRQFGETEHTRTLMEEVLTAVEKEETFTGFFVRLMNGLFHEQGLLFIDSAYKPLREIEKSYFAQFISESDELAKLVVKNEAQFAELGLGKPIEAEEDAAHLFYVHETGRVLLSKKDGHFVNDSTGIRFTSEEMMRIAVEQPWLLSNNVVTRPVMQDLVFPVLAFVGGPGEIAYWALLKEAFQLFGIRMPIIVPRVSMTLVSKRAKQAMESISLTMEDVLAGKVFEVRERFIDSLQNERFERLLAETEMQLKGKYEELTEGSSASMRQLLEKNLKFHEKQLDYLRKKAEEELLIQHQTALRKYSILENELLPDGSLQERIFTPYLFMNQYGPDLVQDLLRQQIKMDGTHQIIYL, translated from the coding sequence ATGGAAATCAAGTCAATGGCATTGGATAATGAAAACAAGGTAATGCAGTTTTACAATCATGACGAACAATTCATACATAATTTTTTTGACTATAGAAATGAAAACCGTTCATACCCTGACAGGCTGAAGGAGCTATCCGGCCGTCCATTCTTTAGGAAAGAACTTTCTTCTGTCATCCGTTCCTTCATGGAGCCATTTGGAATTTCAAAGAAAGCTTCAACATATCTAGAAGAACTTTCCGAAAACGGAGTTGTTGTCGTCGGCGGCCAGCAAGCGGGCATTTTGACAGGGCCTCTCTACTCCGTCCATAAAGCGATTACGGTCATCCTGCTCGCGGAGCAAAAAAGGAAAGAGCTTTCCGTTCCGGTCATACCTGTGTTTTGGGTTGCTGGCGAGGATCATGATCTGAATGAAATTAATCACGTCTATACGGAAAATTCTTATGGGATTATGAAACATAAGTATCCCGAGAAATTCATCCTGAAATTGATGGCATCCGACGCGACTTATTCCCAAAAGGAAATGATGGCATTTGTGGAAGATGTTTTTCGTCAGTTCGGTGAAACGGAGCATACGAGGACTTTGATGGAGGAAGTTTTGACCGCGGTCGAAAAGGAAGAGACATTCACCGGGTTTTTCGTCAGACTGATGAACGGACTTTTCCATGAACAAGGACTTTTGTTCATTGACTCGGCGTATAAACCATTGCGTGAAATCGAAAAAAGCTATTTCGCTCAATTCATTTCTGAATCCGATGAGCTCGCTAAATTGGTCGTTAAGAATGAAGCGCAGTTTGCAGAGCTGGGACTCGGTAAGCCGATTGAAGCTGAAGAGGATGCTGCGCACCTGTTTTATGTGCATGAAACTGGACGAGTCCTTTTATCGAAAAAGGATGGACATTTTGTAAATGACAGTACAGGCATCCGGTTCACAAGTGAGGAAATGATGAGGATCGCTGTTGAACAGCCCTGGCTGTTGAGCAACAATGTCGTAACACGTCCTGTCATGCAAGACCTAGTCTTCCCGGTTCTCGCTTTCGTTGGCGGGCCGGGTGAAATTGCCTACTGGGCTTTATTGAAAGAGGCTTTCCAGCTTTTCGGAATCCGGATGCCAATCATTGTTCCACGTGTTTCAATGACATTGGTATCCAAGCGCGCGAAACAGGCAATGGAGTCAATTTCATTGACGATGGAAGATGTACTTGCCGGAAAAGTCTTCGAAGTTCGGGAGCGGTTCATCGATTCATTGCAAAATGAACGGTTTGAGAGACTGCTTGCAGAAACAGAGATGCAACTGAAAGGAAAGTATGAAGAACTGACAGAAGGTTCAAGTGCATCGATGCGTCAGTTGCTTGAGAAGAATTTGAAATTCCATGAAAAACAATTGGATTACCTAAGGAAGAAGGCAGAAGAGGAGTTATTGATCCAACACCAAACGGCTCTCCGTAAATATAGCATCCTTGAGAATGAGCTGTTGCCGGATGGATCACTGCAAGAGCGGATATTCACGCCTTATCTCTTCATGAATCAATATGGCCCAGATTTGGTTCAAGATTTGCTTCGCCAACAGATCAAAATGGATGGAACCCATCAGATCATCTATTTATAA
- a CDS encoding penicillin-binding protein, whose amino-acid sequence MFLVFGGLFFLLFGRLLSIQITGQAEGRQMAAMAEAKYARESILKAERGKIIDRNGEVIASDTLSYRLIAILSEKATEKGAKKKRHVTDFDKAAELLSRFIPMEKEKMIEIRDAAVKRNTDTYETYQIEFGKAGRDISHETMLAIKEAADKEGVTGLQFIEDKKRFYPNGNFASYLIGFAMREEDENKKVSTIGKMGLEQTYNKELTGIDGKVDYKTDIWGFILPKSEKKVVAAKDGLTIQLTIDKTIQNFVEDAMNKVEEKYSPKKMLVIVTNPKTGEIYAMSQRPSFHPSTREGLTENWLNDAIQNTIEPGSTMKIFTLAAAIEENKWAPSAEYQSGQYKIYDKTIRDVNRTGWGRITFLEGFQRSSNVSMAYLLERMGDRTFIEYLRGFGFGEKVGIDLPHEVPGIILDINPSERLTTSYGQGSTVTPIQMIQAATAIANDGKMMKPYVIDQIVDPNTGKVVEEHKEEERKSPISSETAKRTREVLASTVTSDVGTGRKFALSGYSVGGKTGTAEIPRTDGRGYLAGDGNYLYSFLGMAPIDDPQLLTYVIVQQPKLEPGQYGSDPVAELFTSIMESSLKYMNILPENSETSLTKSLSDHIGEAAESSIADLEQQGFSPILIGEGGKVKSQYPEKGTKLSEGSIVLLETEGDTTLPNFSGWSKKMALSFKMLSGLDIRLNGDGYVTEQSLSAGAVISKDDPVVLQLKSPEDQHTPIEQNEEAEEEDVEEIIGG is encoded by the coding sequence ATGTTTCTGGTTTTTGGAGGGCTCTTTTTTCTTTTGTTTGGAAGATTGTTAAGCATCCAAATTACGGGACAGGCCGAAGGAAGACAAATGGCAGCAATGGCGGAAGCTAAATATGCGCGCGAGTCGATTCTAAAAGCCGAACGAGGTAAAATCATCGACCGGAACGGTGAAGTGATCGCTTCCGATACGCTGAGCTACCGGTTGATTGCAATTTTAAGTGAAAAAGCGACTGAAAAAGGTGCGAAAAAGAAAAGGCATGTCACTGATTTTGACAAGGCTGCCGAATTGTTAAGCAGATTCATCCCGATGGAAAAAGAAAAGATGATTGAAATCAGGGATGCAGCAGTGAAAAGGAATACGGATACGTACGAGACGTATCAAATCGAATTTGGAAAAGCGGGCCGGGATATTAGCCATGAAACAATGCTGGCCATTAAAGAGGCTGCTGATAAAGAAGGTGTTACAGGTCTACAGTTCATCGAAGATAAGAAGCGTTTTTATCCAAACGGGAATTTCGCATCGTATTTGATCGGATTTGCGATGAGAGAAGAAGATGAGAACAAGAAAGTTTCAACGATCGGTAAAATGGGACTAGAACAGACCTATAACAAGGAGCTTACCGGTATAGACGGAAAAGTGGATTATAAAACTGATATTTGGGGATTCATCTTACCGAAATCTGAGAAGAAGGTCGTCGCTGCTAAAGATGGACTGACCATTCAATTAACAATTGATAAAACAATTCAGAACTTCGTCGAAGATGCGATGAATAAAGTTGAAGAGAAATATTCACCTAAAAAAATGCTTGTCATCGTCACAAACCCGAAAACTGGAGAAATTTATGCAATGAGTCAGCGCCCATCCTTCCATCCATCCACTCGTGAGGGATTGACGGAAAACTGGCTGAACGATGCCATCCAGAACACAATTGAACCTGGCTCAACGATGAAGATCTTTACATTAGCCGCGGCGATTGAGGAAAATAAATGGGCCCCTTCCGCTGAGTATCAGTCTGGACAATATAAGATCTACGATAAAACAATTCGAGACGTCAATCGGACCGGCTGGGGGAGAATCACTTTCTTGGAAGGATTCCAAAGATCCTCGAACGTTTCAATGGCTTATTTGTTAGAAAGAATGGGCGACCGGACATTCATCGAATACCTACGTGGATTCGGGTTCGGTGAAAAGGTGGGAATCGATTTACCGCACGAAGTTCCGGGCATCATTTTGGACATAAATCCTAGTGAAAGGCTGACGACTTCATATGGACAAGGGTCCACAGTCACTCCAATCCAGATGATCCAGGCTGCGACAGCCATTGCAAATGACGGTAAAATGATGAAACCGTATGTTATCGATCAAATAGTCGATCCGAATACGGGGAAAGTTGTGGAAGAACATAAGGAGGAAGAACGGAAATCTCCTATTTCGTCGGAAACTGCCAAGCGAACACGTGAGGTATTAGCTTCCACAGTCACATCAGATGTTGGTACTGGCCGGAAATTCGCACTTTCTGGATACTCAGTCGGCGGCAAGACAGGAACGGCGGAAATTCCGAGAACAGATGGCAGAGGATATCTGGCCGGTGACGGCAATTATCTTTATTCATTCCTCGGAATGGCACCTATCGACGATCCGCAGTTATTGACGTATGTAATCGTCCAGCAGCCGAAGCTTGAACCAGGCCAATACGGTTCGGATCCGGTTGCTGAGTTATTCACTTCCATAATGGAAAGCAGCTTGAAGTATATGAATATACTTCCTGAAAATAGTGAAACATCTTTGACGAAGTCATTATCAGACCATATTGGAGAAGCTGCGGAATCCTCGATTGCAGACCTTGAACAACAAGGTTTTTCACCGATACTGATCGGTGAGGGAGGAAAGGTGAAAAGCCAATATCCTGAAAAAGGTACAAAGCTGAGTGAAGGTTCTATTGTGCTCCTTGAAACTGAAGGCGATACCACTCTTCCAAATTTTTCCGGGTGGTCGAAAAAAATGGCGTTATCATTTAAAATGTTATCTGGGCTTGATATCCGGTTGAACGGGGATGGATATGTGACAGAGCAAAGTCTTTCCGCGGGGGCCGTTATCAGCAAAGATGATCCTGTAGTGCTCCAGCTTAAATCACCGGAAGATCAACATACACCAATCGAGCAGAATGAAGAGGCAGAGGAGGAGGACGTGGAAGAGATAATTGGTGGATGA
- a CDS encoding acetyl-CoA carboxylase biotin carboxylase subunit — protein MNKILIANRGEIALRIMKTCKRLGIKTVAVHSEADEHMPFVKYADEAYVIGPGPVLQSYLKADDIIEIALKVGADAIHPGYGLMSENAAFARKVSDAGLTFIGPDAETIELMGDKIASRMKMKAASVPVVPGTDEGVASLEDAIHAANMIGYPIMLKASAGGGGIGMVRCESEQALSQHFQSVKTRAKSYFGDDVVFLEKFVENARHIEVQIFGDDKGNIVHLFERNCSVQRRNQKVIEESPSPSLSEEVAERLYEAAVAAGKAVNYRNAGTVEFILSENDDFYFLEMNTRLQVEHPVTEEVTGYDLVEWQIEVASGNELPVKDQQQIKSSGHAIEFRIYAEDPATFMPSPGIIRKMDWNDSANVRIDSGYEEGGSVTPFYDPMIAKVIVHAEGRQEAINKAEEFFTSFTIEGVKTNIPLFQKFIGSKEFDHGDYTTNVLAEWLKTKKEEVEK, from the coding sequence ATGAATAAGATACTTATTGCGAATCGTGGGGAAATCGCATTGAGGATCATGAAGACATGCAAGCGGCTCGGCATCAAGACTGTAGCTGTGCATTCGGAAGCCGATGAACATATGCCGTTTGTGAAATACGCAGACGAAGCCTATGTTATCGGACCTGGTCCTGTACTCCAGTCCTATTTGAAAGCGGATGACATTATCGAAATCGCATTGAAGGTGGGAGCGGATGCCATTCATCCAGGCTATGGGCTAATGTCCGAAAACGCTGCATTCGCCCGCAAAGTAAGCGATGCAGGCTTGACATTCATCGGCCCCGACGCTGAAACGATTGAATTGATGGGTGATAAAATCGCTTCACGAATGAAGATGAAAGCCGCTAGTGTACCGGTTGTTCCGGGAACCGACGAAGGGGTCGCCTCTTTGGAGGATGCGATACATGCGGCAAATATGATCGGCTATCCAATCATGTTGAAAGCGAGTGCCGGCGGTGGCGGTATTGGAATGGTGCGTTGTGAAAGTGAGCAAGCGCTCAGTCAACATTTTCAATCCGTCAAAACCCGTGCAAAATCCTATTTCGGAGATGATGTTGTTTTTCTCGAAAAGTTCGTCGAGAATGCTCGTCATATCGAAGTACAGATATTCGGTGATGATAAAGGGAACATCGTCCATCTGTTTGAACGGAATTGTTCCGTACAAAGACGCAACCAGAAGGTGATCGAAGAATCTCCTTCCCCATCATTGTCAGAAGAAGTGGCAGAGAGGCTGTATGAAGCTGCTGTTGCTGCAGGGAAAGCCGTCAACTATCGGAACGCGGGAACTGTGGAATTTATTTTATCCGAAAACGATGATTTTTATTTTCTTGAAATGAATACCCGATTACAAGTGGAACATCCAGTTACTGAAGAAGTGACCGGCTATGACCTTGTTGAATGGCAGATCGAAGTGGCAAGCGGCAATGAATTGCCGGTCAAGGATCAGCAACAGATCAAAAGTTCAGGCCATGCGATTGAATTCCGTATTTATGCGGAAGATCCCGCAACATTCATGCCCTCGCCAGGAATAATCCGCAAAATGGACTGGAATGATTCAGCCAATGTGCGCATCGATTCAGGTTACGAGGAGGGCGGAAGCGTTACGCCGTTCTATGATCCGATGATTGCTAAAGTGATCGTCCATGCAGAAGGTCGACAAGAAGCAATAAACAAAGCGGAAGAATTCTTCACTTCCTTTACGATTGAAGGAGTTAAAACAAATATTCCACTCTTTCAGAAGTTCATAGGATCAAAAGAATTCGACCATGGCGATTATACTACAAACGTTTTAGCGGAATGGTTGAAAACCAAAAAGGAGGAAGTGGAAAAATGA
- a CDS encoding 2-dehydropantoate 2-reductase, whose product MDVVIAGAGSIGLLIGSYLAEAGLKVVFFVRREEQATLIRQKGISRINGDRSETVLEVDAQTDVGKLPENASWIISTKYEGVAPVVEVILDRNIMNPVMFVQNGYGHFEFIRGTSMSDVFFATVEHGAGRLDDRTVSHNGVGTINIAPYRGDETSFDFMQAVSSAVFPVAYTKDAHHIIFRKVLINCMINPLTAILQVRNGELVRNPNAKLLFDQLYDELMAAFPEMKNDLPKTAVEGICRRTENNRSSMLTDRENRNSMEIETVVSSVLQMGERRGVRLPLLATLEKLLLAIDRS is encoded by the coding sequence ATGGATGTTGTGATCGCTGGAGCGGGTTCTATCGGTTTGTTAATAGGCTCTTATTTGGCGGAAGCGGGTTTGAAGGTCGTGTTTTTTGTAAGAAGGGAAGAGCAGGCAACTCTCATTCGGCAAAAGGGAATCAGTCGCATTAATGGTGATCGGTCAGAAACAGTATTAGAAGTGGATGCACAAACAGATGTCGGGAAACTGCCGGAGAATGCCTCTTGGATAATCTCGACGAAGTATGAAGGGGTAGCGCCAGTCGTTGAGGTGATTCTCGATAGAAATATAATGAATCCGGTAATGTTCGTTCAAAATGGATATGGTCATTTCGAGTTTATCCGTGGAACTTCAATGTCGGACGTGTTTTTTGCGACTGTCGAGCATGGCGCAGGCCGATTGGATGACCGGACTGTTTCCCATAACGGCGTAGGTACGATAAACATTGCTCCTTATCGGGGCGATGAGACAAGTTTTGATTTCATGCAAGCTGTTAGCTCAGCTGTATTTCCGGTGGCATATACGAAGGATGCCCACCATATCATTTTCCGGAAAGTGCTGATCAATTGCATGATCAATCCGTTGACAGCGATTTTGCAAGTGAGGAACGGTGAATTAGTCCGGAATCCTAATGCCAAACTACTTTTTGATCAGTTATATGATGAACTTATGGCTGCATTTCCGGAAATGAAAAATGATTTGCCGAAAACCGCTGTTGAAGGAATATGTAGGAGAACAGAGAACAACAGATCTTCCATGTTGACAGATCGTGAGAACAGGAATTCTATGGAGATAGAGACAGTGGTATCATCTGTCCTTCAAATGGGTGAACGCCGCGGCGTCCGCTTGCCGCTATTGGCAACGCTTGAGAAATTACTGCTTGCGATAGATAGGAGTTGA